The proteins below are encoded in one region of Mesotoga infera:
- a CDS encoding DctP family TRAP transporter solute-binding subunit, producing MKKGLVVVLVLLLVSICFAVEETYTIRFNTVAAPTQPQVLAMNKFAEVVENLSGGKIVVKIFHSGQLGDQQTSLLGVMRGDLEMAGDGAPSWFADLGNMPKMGVLNAAYIFRDLDHMYSVMNSPMVKGWFDELASNTGMRVLDTWYLGMRQLNTTEKAGPVYKPEDLKGMKIRMPNNEAFMDMGRAIGSNPTPMGFGEVYLALKLGTIDGQDNPLPTDLSAMFVEVTKYIVLTDHSIGMINPVINEKFWQSLPFEYKTYIIKALEVARYYMNYLVLEQESSLLKQFVDDYNMEIVVPDKEAFMNLAKEFYSQEKFDNAWGKGMYEAIQSYPLD from the coding sequence ATGAAAAAGGGATTAGTCGTGGTTCTTGTTCTGCTATTAGTGAGCATTTGTTTTGCCGTGGAGGAGACTTATACGATACGGTTCAATACGGTAGCCGCGCCGACTCAACCTCAAGTTCTGGCGATGAACAAATTTGCCGAAGTTGTCGAAAATCTTAGTGGCGGCAAGATAGTGGTGAAGATCTTCCATTCGGGCCAGCTCGGAGATCAGCAGACGTCTCTCCTGGGTGTTATGAGAGGGGACCTTGAGATGGCTGGAGACGGTGCGCCATCATGGTTCGCCGATCTCGGAAACATGCCGAAGATGGGAGTATTGAACGCCGCTTACATCTTCAGAGATCTTGACCACATGTACTCTGTAATGAACAGTCCCATGGTAAAGGGATGGTTCGATGAATTGGCTTCGAATACTGGAATGAGGGTTCTGGATACATGGTATCTCGGCATGAGGCAGCTTAACACAACCGAAAAGGCGGGTCCCGTTTACAAACCTGAAGATCTCAAAGGTATGAAGATCAGGATGCCCAACAACGAAGCATTCATGGACATGGGACGCGCTATCGGAAGCAATCCTACCCCGATGGGTTTCGGAGAAGTGTATCTAGCTCTCAAGTTAGGAACTATCGATGGGCAAGACAATCCTCTCCCGACAGATCTGTCGGCGATGTTTGTGGAGGTCACGAAGTACATTGTTCTTACTGACCATTCAATAGGAATGATCAACCCTGTGATCAACGAGAAGTTCTGGCAGTCACTGCCCTTTGAGTACAAGACTTACATTATCAAAGCGCTGGAAGTTGCTCGTTACTACATGAATTATCTTGTTTTGGAACAGGAGTCAAGCCTTCTAAAGCAATTCGTTGACGACTACAACATGGAGATTGTAGTTCCCGACAAAGAAGCCTTCATGAACCTTGCAAAAGAATTCTATTCACAGGAGAAATTTGACAACGCCTGGGGCAAGGGGATGTACGAAGCAATTCAGTCGTATCCCTTGGACTGA
- a CDS encoding TRAP transporter small permease: MKKLLASLFKVFQTALNLIESWGGTVFLGLLFLSIFFQVILRYVFSSPSPELFEIAQYSFIWTIFLGAPYARKFDAHIKFDIVFLRLPRKAQLLLQIAFDLFFCIVLLVTLGPVLGDVLFYKIIKSEVLRIPWTYLFMCFPIFMVLTFIHNVIWIVKSFIELFSGRIVPKEVEPWD, encoded by the coding sequence ATGAAGAAACTCTTGGCGTCACTTTTCAAAGTCTTTCAGACTGCGCTGAATTTGATCGAATCCTGGGGCGGAACAGTATTTCTCGGACTGCTCTTCCTCAGCATCTTTTTCCAGGTGATTCTGAGGTATGTATTCAGTAGCCCTTCACCGGAATTATTCGAGATAGCGCAATACAGTTTCATATGGACGATTTTCCTTGGAGCGCCTTATGCAAGAAAGTTCGATGCACATATAAAATTTGACATTGTATTTCTCAGACTTCCCAGAAAGGCGCAGCTGCTTCTCCAGATAGCATTCGATCTCTTCTTCTGCATTGTGCTCTTAGTAACACTTGGACCCGTGCTCGGCGATGTTCTTTTCTACAAGATCATCAAATCCGAAGTCTTAAGGATTCCCTGGACTTATCTCTTCATGTGTTTCCCCATTTTTATGGTATTGACTTTCATTCACAACGTAATCTGGATAGTGAAGAGCTTCATAGAACTCTTCTCCGGAAGAATCGTTCCCAAGGAGGTTGAACCATGGGATTGA
- a CDS encoding TRAP transporter large permease, whose product MGLILFFIIFGAAFALGYPIAFGMIMGGFAYFITSGMDLGIFLDIMAIELRAQDVLLAVPMFIFAANVMNDTEITDRLFGFLKQLLGGMRGGLAYANIGASIIFAGMSGSEIADVSGLGTIEIKAMMDDGYEGPFACAVTCASATISPLIPPSIPMVIYAMLTGTSLGYLFLAGIIPGLLLGFLEAGMAFYLSKKRNYPVGKRYPLKVLAKSFIRSFPALMAPIILLAGIYGGIFTPTESAAVLAAYSILVSIFIYRTLGVKKLRKIMLKTVYNVGAISFMIAGAFVVKYVLAREEIPLLLTNAFMDLGLLSSAWVLLLSVNILFFILGMFFDVSVIQLVVIPIVFPLVRAVGIDPVHFGIVTTFNLMLALDTPPYGQTGFITSAISKTPVGKVFKEMLKYWIPIEVMGLVLITYWADFVLWLPRLLGYAH is encoded by the coding sequence ATGGGATTGATACTCTTTTTCATAATATTTGGTGCTGCCTTCGCCCTGGGTTATCCGATAGCGTTTGGAATGATCATGGGTGGCTTTGCATACTTCATCACTTCCGGAATGGACTTGGGAATCTTCCTCGACATAATGGCAATAGAATTGAGAGCTCAGGATGTCTTGTTGGCAGTTCCAATGTTCATATTTGCTGCAAACGTAATGAATGATACCGAGATAACCGACAGACTTTTCGGTTTCTTGAAACAGCTTCTTGGTGGCATGCGTGGCGGTCTTGCGTATGCAAATATTGGCGCGAGCATCATTTTCGCCGGCATGAGCGGTTCGGAAATAGCAGACGTTTCGGGTCTCGGAACAATAGAGATAAAAGCGATGATGGACGACGGTTATGAGGGCCCCTTTGCCTGTGCGGTTACGTGCGCTTCGGCAACTATTTCTCCCCTCATTCCTCCCAGTATACCGATGGTAATCTATGCCATGCTGACAGGAACCTCTCTGGGATACCTGTTTCTTGCAGGAATAATACCAGGGCTTCTTCTTGGCTTTCTTGAGGCCGGGATGGCCTTCTATCTCTCGAAGAAGAGAAACTACCCTGTGGGAAAGAGATATCCGCTTAAAGTACTTGCGAAGAGTTTCATCAGATCCTTTCCTGCTCTGATGGCTCCGATCATTCTCCTGGCCGGTATCTACGGGGGAATATTCACTCCAACTGAATCCGCGGCCGTTCTCGCTGCATATTCTATACTCGTCAGCATCTTCATCTATCGTACGCTTGGAGTCAAGAAGCTGAGAAAGATAATGCTCAAAACTGTTTATAATGTAGGTGCGATAAGCTTCATGATTGCCGGTGCCTTCGTTGTGAAATATGTGCTTGCAAGAGAAGAGATTCCTCTATTGCTGACGAACGCTTTCATGGATCTGGGACTTCTTTCCAGCGCTTGGGTGCTGCTTCTAAGTGTGAATATTCTCTTCTTCATACTTGGAATGTTCTTTGATGTGTCCGTCATACAGCTGGTTGTAATACCAATAGTCTTTCCACTTGTGAGGGCTGTGGGGATAGACCCAGTTCACTTCGGAATTGTGACTACTTTCAACCTGATGCTTGCCCTTGACACTCCTCCTTACGGGCAGACGGGTTTCATAACGAGCGCAATAAGCAAGACTCCTGTCGGCAAGGTCTTCAAAGAGATGCTAAAATACTGGATACCAATAGAAGTCATGGGACTTGTATTAATCACTTACTGGGCAGATTTCGTTCTCTGGCTGCCGAGATTACTTGGTTATGCTCACTGA